A single Lolium perenne isolate Kyuss_39 chromosome 6, Kyuss_2.0, whole genome shotgun sequence DNA region contains:
- the LOC127306086 gene encoding uncharacterized protein isoform X2 yields MELAPLLQDLVTGDVHQVMELHLWSASRVRRNSEIRMVQVRQMRREVAQLLDGNQNKTTRIRHRSSGRTPLAHGSTGTPSTSSSYQSSTMTTTTTATRGIRARCCWGVEVE; encoded by the exons ATGGAGCTCGCGCCTCTACTTCAAGACCTGGTCACGGGAGACGTGCATCAGGTCATGGAGCTCCACCTCTGGTCTGCCTCAAGGGTGAGGAGGAACAGCGAGATCCGCATGGTGCAAGTGCGCCAGATGCGCCGCGAGGTCGCGCAGCTGCTCGACGGCAACCAGAACAAGACGACGCGAATCAGG CACCGGAGTAGCGGGAGGACGCCGCTTGcgcatgggagcaccgggacgccatcaacttcaaGTTCTTATCAGAGCAGCACGATGACCACCACCACTACCGCGACCAG GGGGATCAGGGCCAGGTGTTGCTGGGGGGTGGAAGTGGAGTAG
- the LOC127306086 gene encoding uncharacterized protein isoform X1 produces MELAPLLQDLVTGDVHQVMELHLWSASRVRRNSEIRMVQVRQMRREVAQLLDGNQNKTTRIRHRSSGRTPLAHGSTGTPSTSSSYQSSTMTTTTTATRCFRGIRARCCWGVEVE; encoded by the exons ATGGAGCTCGCGCCTCTACTTCAAGACCTGGTCACGGGAGACGTGCATCAGGTCATGGAGCTCCACCTCTGGTCTGCCTCAAGGGTGAGGAGGAACAGCGAGATCCGCATGGTGCAAGTGCGCCAGATGCGCCGCGAGGTCGCGCAGCTGCTCGACGGCAACCAGAACAAGACGACGCGAATCAGG CACCGGAGTAGCGGGAGGACGCCGCTTGcgcatgggagcaccgggacgccatcaacttcaaGTTCTTATCAGAGCAGCACGATGACCACCACCACTACCGCGACCAG GTGCTTCAGGGGGATCAGGGCCAGGTGTTGCTGGGGGGTGGAAGTGGAGTAG